The sequence aaaaataaaaaagtataatttgtagattttttttttaatatagagaaaaaaattgaaattttttatttgtatatgtataaaataattaaatcatttaaaacattttaaacTTTTGCTCTTAAATTTCAACtacaatatatacatacataatatatatatatatataatatgtatattttttatttattcttttaaaagTAAGTTTTCTtctgatattttttttccttaataCTTGCTTCTTCTTCATATGTAGGCATATTATCCAATACAATAGTATCTTGATCATATtgtatttcattatttttatttatatttctctttgtttttctttttttggcTAGTATTTGTAATGATCCGTCGTTTAATTTATTCATggaattatattcattactATCATATTCTTGTGCTTGTCTATTAGGATATCTTGGTATTTTTTCATGACCCTTAAGTAtgcctttttttattaatcttTTCCTTTCGATTTCCAtcttatgataaaaatataatttcttagataaaattttatttcttttacttAAACAATTTCTTTTAGGAGCAATATGTAATGCTTTTCTTCCACCTCgtttttgatattttttcttttttttgactatatcataatatttactttgtaattttaacattttgcttacttttttatttagattttgaaaaataatttgtttCTTATCAACAGTTCGTTCAATTATATCATTAACAATATTTGtagtttttttattaaaaaaggatGTTAaggaattattatttttatcgaAATTAGAAGATCCACAAATATtctttgttttatatatataatcatttatattattacttaaatcataatttattatttcacaATTATCAAATTTAACACCTCTACTTAATATATTAGTACATATTAGTATATTCGTTTTCCCTTTTTTAAAATCTCGATAATTTCTACTCCTATCTTTATAGTTCATttcattatgtatataactTACTTTATATTCTAATTCTTCTAATATTTCTCGAATATTCATTACACTCTTTCTAgtattacaaaatattacatatcgACAAACAAAAGCATAATTTCTCCCaccatatatatttccatataaattattcttataattatttgataTTTTACCCTTATTTATCTCTTTACTATTAAGtatttctaataataaagatactTTCTCCTTATTTTtactattaataaatatatgcttCATATCCTTGTCAATGTGGTGGctacttatatttattatttgttgaatatatttactccttatattgttatttaaaaattctgAAATAGCACAGGTTTTAGTTGATGATACAAAAATGCTAATAGGGATATTTGAATATAAtgtgttttttatattcttaatatttatattatcaatatatatatccttttttttttcattatttatattgttttccttattatttcctttttctaaAATGGGACCTAATTCACCTTGTcttttttctatttcatCATCAACCACTTGTCGtgtatttgtataattattatttgtattatgaaaaccatatattttattgaaaTCACCTCCCAACCTATCTTTACTATTAATACGATATATATCTTCCTTATTAACAACATCATACATATTATCCTTACTTTTATCATCCGTCATTTTATTGTCGTTTATTTCatgtttatacatattatcattacttTTATCATCCATCATTTTATTGGCGTTCATCTCATGTTCATACATATTATCCTTACTTTTATCATCCGTCATTTTATTGTCGTTTATTTCATGTTCATACATATTATCCTTACTTTTACCATCCGCCATTTTATTATCGTTCATCTCATGTTCATACATATCATCATTAACCCCAATTTCCTTGATAGTAAACCTATTCCCAGACACTCTCTTTCGAATTTTTTTCCGCCCCTCTTCATCTCTCTGTTCAATGCTCTTATCCAACAATTTATTCGAATATTTACTATTTTCCCTGTTATTATGATATTCCATATCATCTTCATCGCATTTTTGTAAACCcctaaaataatacatatttgtatattttttaatatggttaaataataattgtaactTTCTCTCATTAAAAACGTTACATAAAGATTCTGACTCttcaataataaaatattttaaaaatttgaaattatataaatgtttattcTTGATATTTTCCATcttttcaaatattttatctGGAGTCCCTATCAAAAGGTCAATATTGTAATTTATTCGCTCATTCCCTCCAGAGGGTTTTATTTtgtcatttcttttttcttttatatttctgACATATTCATACCTACCTCTATAAGAAGTATCTATCCatatattttcttgtttatcattataatttcgAT is a genomic window of Plasmodium falciparum 3D7 genome assembly, chromosome: 7 containing:
- a CDS encoding RNA helicase, putative yields the protein MRNRLFYVTSFLKEEGENMFNMFRCTYHSIHKMSKDKNKNFVIGRKRYVKRNLKKKERDNEKFIKSELYKNSFLEYNLKTDIYLKLNELGIMNPSSIQMNVIPLLLDEKKKNYPSNNNNNNNNNIYSSSNNNNNSSSHTLHRDGIISISRNNIYNQILKNRIEINNYLKKNNIFIPEKNNMYNVEKYKNENNIEYNYNNNHNTHRAPNLMYHLNDDREKIISMNKNNEKCFNDVYLIVSPNNSGKTLSYFLPILDNFYKSNERIMKYLLNFYHFLNKYNYKKCKNKLYRKKERLRYVHRRKDENLFFNISYEKYKVNNRIIHMRTYKNYSINNSYIKNKRNNQLNSLRHKKNVFFPYAIILTNTREAACELFSLLKKFDINIELLSGGYLNKKKSIKKYHVEYFSDINRNYNDKQENIWIDTSYRGRYEYVRNIKEKRNDKIKPSGGNERINYNIDLLIGTPDKIFEKMENIKNKHLYNFKFLKYFIIEESESLCNVFNERKLQLLFNHIKKYTNMYYFRGLQKCDEDDMEYHNNRENSKYSNKLLDKSIEQRDEEGRKKIRKRVSGNRFTIKEIGVNDDMYEHEMNDNKMADGKSKDNMYEHEINDNKMTDDKSKDNMYEHEMNANKMMDDKSNDNMYKHEINDNKMTDDKSKDNMYDVVNKEDIYRINSKDRLGGDFNKIYGFHNTNNNYTNTRQVVDDEIEKRQGELGPILEKGNNKENNINNEKKKDIYIDNINIKNIKNTLYSNIPISIFVSSTKTCAISEFLNNNIRSKYIQQIINISSHHIDKDMKHIFINSKNKEKVSLLLEILNSKEINKGKISNNYKNNLYGNIYGGRNYAFVCRYVIFCNTRKSVMNIREILEELEYKVSYIHNEMNYKDRSRNYRDFKKGKTNILICTNILSRGVKFDNCEIINYDLSNNINDYIYKTKNICGSSNFDKNNNSLTSFFNKKTTNIVNDIIERTVDKKQIIFQNLNKKVSKMLKLQSKYYDIVKKKKKYQKRGGRKALHIAPKRNCLSKRNKILSKKLYFYHKMEIERKRLIKKGILKGHEKIPRYPNRQAQEYDSNEYNSMNKLNDGSLQILAKKRKTKRNINKNNEIQYDQDTIVLDNMPTYEEEASIKEKKYQKKTYF